In Miscanthus floridulus cultivar M001 chromosome 8, ASM1932011v1, whole genome shotgun sequence, the sequence AAAATGCAGTAGCATATTTATATAGTGCAAAAGGATAAAAGAATGCTAAACTAGGCAAACCTTGTCCCTTTTCAGCTTATAGAAATGCGATATGAAGATATGATGATGATTAGAACTTGACAGTGGTCATTGCATCTGCAACCACGTACCTTGCGACGATCGGACGTAGTTGGCGTTGGTCCAGTACCTCACGGAGCACTGCACCAGGTACACGTCGGCGGCGAGCGCGGCGCCGCAGGTGCCGTGGACCTGCGCCACGGCCTGCGCCAGGCACGAGGTGCAGTCGGCCGCCGCGACGCCGCCGAGGCACTGCGCGACGCCCTGCACGGGGCCCGAGGCGCTCACCTTATACCCGCCCGAGCCCGAGGCCGCCGCGGTGGCGTCGTCCACGCCCTGCTGCAGCTCCGACAGGACGGCGTCGCGGGACCTCAGGAACCAGGCGTCCCCGCTCGTGCCGGCGCTGCACCTGTGGTACGCCACGGAGGTGTCGGCGAGGGCGCGGCGGCCGACGAGGCCGCGAGCGGCGCCGTACCGCACGTAGCACCCGTCCGACTGCAGCGACGCCGCGGTCGCGCCGGCGCACACCGCGCCGAGCCGCGCCACCGTGTCGCGCACGCACGCCTCGCACTCGCCCGGGCGCAGGTCGCCGCGGCACTGGTACAGGCCGTAGGCGGCCGACGACGCCGCGCCGTCAGCCGCGGCGGACTCGGACTCGGCCTCCGGGGCGGCGCCGGAGGTGAAGCTGCTGTAGGTGGCGCCGGAGGACGCGGTGGAGGCCATGGATGCCAGGAGGGAGTTGAGGTTGCTCTCGAAGGCCGTGTTGGGCGCGTACCTGGACGGCGAGCACCCTGCGTAGAGGAACGTGCCCGGCGCGGCGTACGCCGCCGGCTCGACGTCGATGTGGAGGAAGAAGAATACGGCCGCTAGGCAGCCGACGAGCAGGTGCATAGTTGAAGGCTTGAGACTGTTTGCGCTGCCTAGACAGCAGTACCTAGCTAGGATAGTAGGACATGCAAACTCGCGAGTGATTTTGATTTCGTCTCGGTCGCCGCGAAGACGTATGTACGTGTGGCTTATACGGGGCTTAGCTTAACACAAAGACCGGTTTTAGCTCTCTGGAAGCTTCTGAGCCGCATTTGCATGCCTCGTGTGGCTGAGGACGGTTGGTGCTATGCTGCTGGCATCAGAGATTCTTCATTCTTGTGCGGCATCACGACCAAAAGCAATTCCTTTTGGGGGTGGACGACCATGCTTGAGCGCGCGCGATGGCAACTTTGGTGAGCCAGTAACAGTTGCTGCCGTTTCGACGAGTTCGCGTCTGTGTCTTAAGCTTTCGATGGGGAAAGAGAGAGCACGAGTTAGACGGCGAAAGAGTGGAAATTAATCCTCACGTCGCGGCAGCGGGCAGCGGCACGGTGGACGACGTCGGCCGCGTCCGTTAACCTGGCGAGGATGCTTGCGAGTTGCGAGTGCGACATCCGGGAGCGACGTGCAAGTGCAATCGACGTGAGGATGTGGCTCGGCGCGGCAGCGGTCAGTTATCCGCCGGCCTTTCATGCACGGCAGGGCAGCGGGGCCGGACCTGCTCTGCGGCAGCGGGCAGAATCGTGGTATGGTAAAGTTGGTAActgaacagttttttttttttttgagacagAGAGAGGATAGAGATGACTAGAGAGAGCCCAGGAGGCCGGGAATGATTCTTCAGAAGCCTAGTGGGCTGTATGGGTAGGTTACCTACTAATGGGGACACTTGTATCTGGGCCTAAGAGGGCTGGTGATGATAGGCGAAGGCTCTGGGCTGGGCTGGACTTTTGTGCTTTACCTGCAAACAAAGGCCTTTGTAAAGCTTTGAAGTTGACTTCCAATTCCTCTGCTGCTAGGCATTCCCTAGCACGtagtccctccgttccaaattataagtcgtttggtACATCTGTtatacatctagatataataatatgtctagatacataataaaatggATGAAttgaaaaagtcaaaacgacttataatttggaacggatggagtactaGATTATAAATCACTAACAACAGATTACACAGACAGACAAGTAATGGGACGAAACACGCCATGAACAGACATTGGCTTGGTGGTCTCCTTCGAAATAACTGTCCCGCGACGCATACGTCGAGTGCGACGGCGACCAGCGATCAGATAAGAAGCAAGGAGCTGACGCGGCGTGCCATCGCGAGCAGAAAACACGAGGTCGCCGTCTCCCGTGGTCGCTTTGGTTTAAGGAAGCTACGTAAGATTTTTCGTGCAGCAACTTGTCACCTGCAAATTTCCAAGGGTCAATGTTtcattatgttaactgaaagacaAACTAATTCAAGTAGCTCTACAATTGAGGTCTCTGCAATTGATTGAAAGGGAACAATATAGACGGTATCGGGAGTTCAGACGAAACAGCATTCAGATATTGTTAACTACCACTGCATAATGGTGACTAACTGACTGCAGAACACGAGGAAGCTCCCAATGTGAAGGCACAATTCAACACAACTATTATcccaagtacaagaacaagatcaactgcAGAATAGTTTAGCATGGACATGATGTAATTCTTCACTCTAACTTGTGGAGGTACATGATCGTGCTGTTATGTGCGTCCTCATCAACCAGCAATCTAGCATGGTCAGTTTCCCAAATTGCAGGAGCCAAAGGCCAATATAAACACGAAGTCGACGCTTGAAACGGAGTGCAGATCAACTGACCTTCCAAGCTCCATAGAGACAGGAAGGGGGACAACTAAGGATTGCCTGACTCTGACTGCAACAGCCCATCAGTCGGCAGTCGGCACAGACAGACTGAAGAAAGAATATGATAATGTTTATAAGCAGATCACTAGGGGAGATTTTGAGTGTCTCCGCTAAGCAACAGGTTACTGTTGGGAACAGGTGAGTTGGAATCGTGTGTTATCAGAGCAGATCTCTGCGCTGCAGCTGTAGCATTGTTCTGGCTCCGAATCATTCGGTGACTGCGACGACCGAATATGCATGGATCTTCGTTGATCCGGCTCAGATTATTTTTGTCCATTCAGTTCTGCTCTATTTCAATAGAGTAGTAGCTACGTACTTAAGTTCAGAGATACCTTTTCTAAAAGACAAAAAAAAGGTGTTACTCACTGATCACTGAACTGAACGTTAGTTGTAACCAAATTCCAACAGTCAGTAGCCTCTCAGTGCATCCCAATAATATATCTCCCACAACCGATGGACGCTTATGCTTGGTTAAGACCTACTCCGTATGTTGCATATTGTTTCTGAATGAAAATAACATATGTAATTCGTGGATCTTTGTAGCATATATACAATACAACCATATTTTATCTATTCTTTTTACTTTGTCTTGGAATAGTAAGAGCATTGTACAGACTGCAGACTTTGCAATAGTCAATTATAGTAGTAGATGTTAGATGCGTTCAGCAACGAAATACGGAGGCGGTCGCTCGTCAGCTTGGCTAGGAGTAGAAAATTCAGAGAAGCTGACCGACCAGCTCTCCCTCCGTTCTCAATTTCTAGACGTTCCTGCCGGTTTTGCTCAGGGGAGGCTGCAGCTATATGTAACTGCTCTGACTTTATATATTGCGAACATGAACGTCTTCTCCTAGTTTTGGGGCGGTCGGTTCCAAGGCCCAAAATTTCTCCAGCAGATAGCACCTACGAGATGGAGCTTCAATTCGTCATTATTTAAGACTAGAAAAGGTTTCTGATCAGGTACTCACTCGTACAGTCAACCGTACTCGAGGTCCTTTGGAGGTACTTAGGGGCAGGGCCAAGACAGTGCAAGTTGTTTCAACTTTGAATAAGAGAACCCGATCAGCATGGATCCAAACCAAAGTGGACAATGGAGTGCACGCATGATCGTCGTCATTGGGTCTGTGTCAATTTCGCTCATCAAGTTGCTGTATGTATGGGCCCCTTTATGAATGAACTCTCGAAAAGAAACAAACTGATTGTGTATTAACTTTCAAAAAGGGATTATTGCATGGGCCCGTCAGCCTGATGAATCGATCCGTTGCTCGTAATCCTCGTCAGCTCCAACCAATGACTAGGATAAGCTAGTAGAGTAATCGATCAACAaactaaaaaaaatagtaaagCTTAGCTTAGCTTTACTAGCTAGCCGTGACGCGAGCCATTTGCCGGTTGTCTTCTCCCTTGTACGCTTGTTTCGGTTTCTCCGCGACTTCTCTATGCCAAAGTAAGCGGCCGTCAGTGTCGTCCAGGCTTTATGACCTTATGAGCGACTGCATCCTTTTACGCTTTCACGGTAAGTACGGTCAGGGTACGGCTCTAAACTATTCGGAGAGCTCGGCGTTGTCGCGCCACCATTGCGTCGCCGCCACCCACCTCGATCAGATTCAGACCTCACCATCCGGACAACCACTTCTACGCCGCCGCTGCAGACGCATGGCTCGATCTGGGAATTGAACTCGATGGGATTCAGATCAGATATCCGGTGCATGCTGCGTAGGATATCACAGGCTCAAGAGGGAGGTTTTCTATTGCTTCTGCCTTCTGAGGTGGTTGGCTACTTGGCTGTGAGGTCAGTGGCGAACTGCCGTTTTGTCTGGCTGCTCAAGGCTCAAGCTACATATCTCCTCCATGGCTCCATACCACTCAGGAATCGTATCCCAGCATCGAGTTGTTTATAGTTTCGGCTGGAAGGAGAGAGCTGACCTTTTGATCCATCGATCAGGGGCTTCCCGCACGTGACAGATCGAGATGCCTGCCGCCCTACCAACTAACGGTTcaggaagcagcagcagcagcataacGCAGTGATCGGGTGCGTGCGTGCACTACTTCATTCTGCTGTTGGAACGAACCAGGAACCATGCACGCATGTTCGTTGCTTCTTGTCAATGATTTCGACGCCGACTACTGGCCGGCCAGCTGGGGTATTAGCGGCGGCTTCACCACGGAGTTGGATCGAATCGTGTTATTACTGATTTAGTACTAGACTAGTAGTAAATGGGAACGCTGAGTGCCGTACGGTTCGTCGTCAATCCTTGCTTCGGCTGGAGAAGACAAAGCGAACCACGGAACGGAACTCCGAGGTCCGTACGGTACCGTACTGCAATCCTGCTGGTCTACTCCAGCTGCCACTCGTTCACTGGCATGACACGTTTGTGGAGTAGGAGTACAGAGAGTACGTACGCTGCACAAAAGTCAGTCTCATCCATCTGTACCCATTTAAAGTGGGTTTTCTTGGACCAAATCAAAAGGCCGGATTTTAAGCGAGTTTCGCCGCTTTAAGTTTCTTGGCTATTGACTCAGATGCAGAGCATTTCTCACGTGGATCATGGGTTCGTCAGATTTCGAGTCATCACATCGACATGGAGTTGAGTAGCCATAAGATAATTTGTGAAAAGTCTCCCCATAATATTGGCTTATATATTATTATAAGATACTCCTAgcgttcaaattataagtcgttttgactttttggtacatctatactatgtatctagataaataatatgtTTATATACTTagtaaaatggatgaaccaaaaaactCGAAGCGACTTAttatttagaacggagggagtatgtaacATGAACGTACTACTCGTCGTGGAAGCTGGCATGGTATTAAATACTCTCTTTAttataaattataagatattttggtcttcttagatacataacttttgtaatacacttagatatacattatgtctagatactcTCTCCGTCCTAGGAAGAATACAATTCTCGCTTTCTAGAAATCAAATTGAACTTTGACCAAAAAATTGATATTAAAAaggtactaacatttatgatacataagTACATTTAAATTATACTAAGACATAGGTTGAGTCCTTATATAAATTATTACGACCAAAATTATGGGACTTAACCTCCAAACAACTTATAGGTAGAGTCCTTATATAAATTTGGATTCTCTTTTCCTCGACGAACTCTATTTTCTTTAATTCTGAATTATAAGGCATTTTGATTTTTCTAataaatgtatctagaaaagcgaAAAACGtcgtataatttggaatggagagaatACTGTAGATTAGCCTGTAAGAAAAAAAACTAGCccgaagaaaaaaaaaattccacATTTTATTGGTGGAAAACTAACATAACACACGTTTGGAAACGTGCCACGATAGCTGAAACAATTGCATAGTTCGCTTGAGGAAACCGCAACCCTCGTAATTAGATGTGTGCCGTAACAACTAAAAAACACCACTATCCCTTACAACTACGCAATCGACACAAAATGCGCACTAACAAAATCCGACGTGAGTAATCATTGCTAAGCTCACATCAGATCCGACTTCCCGCTAAGATTGTGAGCATCCACCGTGAAGTTGGCATGATGTTTCTCCCGTACCTTCATTTTTATAATCTCGCGTTCCAAAGAGGACCGAATACTACCAAAaatcatactccctccgttcatttcaactttcttagagagtcaaaacatcttaagtttgaccaaaattataaagaGAATTACAacgatttatgacaccaaatatatatgctatgaaaatataattgatgaagaatctaatgacacttatttgatatcatagatgttactattttattatataaatttggttaaacttataatgctttgactctctaataaaattgaaatgatttataatttgaaatggagagagtACATTCCCTCATTTTCCACATCCTAAAAAAATGAGACTATCATAACATTTTTCAtaaccaactactccctccatccctaaaTAATTATCGTTTTTGCTTCCGAGAAACAATTTTGactaaatataataataataataattattattatataacaaaattaatatcattagatacatCATTGagtctatttttataataaatttatttgaagatataaatgttgtacgtattttttacaaatctaATAAAATTTATGGCACATAAAAAACGACAGTTATTTAGAGATGGAGGGACTATTTTCGCACCAACACTAAACACAAGAATATCATATTTCTAGCACAAACAACACGCATGACAGCATCAAGATTTAAACCCCACGATTCTATAGGAGGCAACCCCCACGTTGCGCACCCGAGAAACTTGCTCGTTTTAGCACGGCTTTTCTCCCCCGGAAATTAAAAAGAAGATACTACTACCAGCTGACAACTAGAGGCCAGAGGGTATCAGACAGAGTCAGAGACCTCACACACCCAGGCATGACTCATGAGGCGCCCAGCCCAGGTGTACTCCTACTTGCTGCCATTGCTGCTCCCAAAATGTGCGAATCCATAAGAAAGGACAGTCACGCTCGACGAACGGAAACCGAATCTGAACTGACAAATCTTCCTGTCAGCCGCCGTGCACGAACGCGGCGGACACGGCCGCGTTGTTGGGATCTCCAGGTCGATCACTGGCGATGGCGAAGTGGCAAGCACACGGATCGGATGCCGCACCGAGTGTCGTCCCCCGGTGAGTGGCCTTGAGCTTTCAGCGGGGCCTATCGGCCGGGCCTGTGTGCGTTTTTGTCTCGCATGATACACGCTCGGTTTTGTGGGACGGCGTACCACGCTTTTGTAGTTTTGTCAGCTGGCTGCGTCTCTGAGTCTGCGGTGCCGGCATACCGCAGGTCTGAGGCTGCCTGCTGGCCTGGGACTGGGACGTCGGTCGCGCGCCTTGCGCTCCCTCGTTCGTTTGTGCCTACTTTGCCAGACACCGTACtatttggttggctggttcgtatcgttactggttcgtgaagaagtactatcggctggtttgtgtgagagaaaaatactattctgactgaaaatttacgatcgtttacgacacgccacagccaaacgaacagactgcTTGTCCGTCATTTGAAACGACAGATACCCACGTGTACACGCACACCTTACGCACAGTAACTCGCAAAGAAGTTTCAGCACAACAGCTTACAGTACTGTCCTACTGTGCCacagagaagaaaaaaatgcCTTATTTAGGCTGCGTTTGGATCCACATGGATTGCAGAAGTTAGCTTCTAGAAGTCAGATTCCTATAAGCTAGATTACAAAAGCTAGAATGAGAGGTTGTTTGGATTCATAATAACTTCAAAAAGCTGGCTTATAGTACTATACAGTGTAAAATTACCCAAATGCCCTTACCTCTAAAAGATGGTTGCAATGTGTGGGCCAAAAAGTGAGGGACAAATTGGTCAAGTTCAATTCAGAAGCTGATAGAAGCTGGGTATCCTCAGCTTGCTAGATTGTAGAATCTAGAGGTGTGTAAATTGTATAAGCTGCTTACAAGCTGGAGCTATTTGGATCCCTTAGTAGGTTCCAAAAGCTGGCTTCCATGATCTGGAAGTACCAAAACAGGCCGGGTGGAATCACATGAACGAAACTATGAAAAACTCtagtaagagcaactccaacccAGCATGCAAATTGGGCCCCTATTTTTTTCATTTGCATGCTGGCCTGCAAAAAATAGGGACCCAAATTTGCTTCCAACTCCAGCCCAAGACCCTATTGCTACCCCTCCAGCCCAAGAACGCCCCAGCACCGGCGCCCCACCCGCGCGCCGCCAGCACCGGCGCCCCGCCCGCGCGCCGCTAGCACCGGTGCCCTCCCGCGCGCCGCCAGCACCTCCCGCGCTCTGCCAGCACCGGTGCCCCGCCCGCGCGCCGCCAGCACCGGCGCCCTCCCGCACGCCGCCTGCTCCGGCGAGGGAGTGACCGCCGACTGGGAGGAGAACCCAAGCCGGACCACCGACTGGGAGGAGAACCCAGGCCGACTCCGAcgagcaagaggatcaagaagCGCAGAAGCTTCTCCTGGCCACCGTGCCCGGGAGAAGCGGTGACGCCTGCCACTCAGCTGCGTCCGGCGCTGTCTCGTCCTCCTCTTCGATTGCGGTGGTGGTCGCCGTCGCTGGGTCCTTCGAGTTCGGCATCTCGGTAATCAAGCCCTTCCTTTGATGCAAATCAGTATTCAGTGACAATGCATAGTCTAATTCCAAGGTGCACCTAGCAACAACATGGACTTTGATTCTGAGATGTATTGGTATAGAGATGTACTGTAGTGTCTGCTACTGGCTACTGCTTATTCAGTTCTCCATGCATATTCAATTACTGATCATGCAGTATTCAGTTTAATTTCTCCTCAAATTAGTTCAATTGATGTACCTGTAGTATTGTTTTAGACAGTGGGGATGCATGAATTAGTTGATTACTATACTCAATTGTTTTAGACAGTGGAGATTAAGTTGCATTTATGTAAGCATTACAAGTGTTGAAGCATACTAGTTTGTGCTAGAACACATCTGCAGTGTGTATGCAGTATGTAGTGTTGAAGCATACAGTATGCAGTGTTGAAGCATACAGTATGCAGTGTGTATGCCAATTATATCATTGAGTCATGAATCTGATGAGTCATTAATACACTACAAGAACCTAAACATTTTGTTGCTATGGCAGATGTCAAGGTTTGGAACTAGAGCTCGTCGAGGGTGGGATGAAGAGGATGAATCTGATGACGACGACCTCTTCATCATTGCTGGTCTTCTTGAGGGCTCGAGGAGAAACAAGTGCAAGAAAAAGTTTCGTGGATCGTTGCCGGGTCGCCACAAAGTGCCACGGAACATTTCTGAAGGTCACAATCGCATCTATCTGGACTACTTCGTGGACCAGTGTGTATACACTGAGAAACATTTTAGAAGGAGGTTTCGGATGTCCAGGTCTCTCTTTCTGCGGATAGTGGATGCAGTGGAGTCTCATGATGACTATTTCCATCAGAAGCCCGATGCCATCGGAACTCTTGGCGCCTCTCCTATACAGAAGGTTGTTGCCGCTGTTCGGATGCTTGCCTACGGTATTTTAGCAGACTTCTTGGATGAGTATGTGAGGATGGGAGAGAGCACAATCATTGAGTGTCTGAAACATTTTGTGAAGGCTATCGTCGATGTCTTTGGTGAAGAATACTTGAGGGCCCTCAATGCCTAGGACATAGCCAGGCTATTGGCAATTAATAGTGCAAGAGGGTTCCCATGTATGCTTGGTTCCATTGATTGCATGCATTGGAAATGGGACAAGTGCCCAGTAGGTTGGAGAGGAGCATACGAAGGGAAGGAAGATGGGCCGACCATGATCCTTGAGGCCGTTGCATCACAAGATTTATGGATATGGCATGCATTCTTTGGCCTTCCTGGTTCTCTAAATGATATCAACGTTTTGCGCCGCTCTCCACTATTTCAGAGTCTGACTTCTGGGACGGCGCCACAAGTGGAATACATGGTCAATGGAAACAAGTACACAATGGGGTACTATCTTGCTGATGGGATATACCTAGCCTAGGCAACGTTTGTCAAAGCTTTTCAACATCCATAGGGCAACAAAAAGATCCACTTCACAATGGCACAAGAAGCAGCGAGGAAAGATGTGGAAAGAGTGTTTGGGGTACTCCAAGCTCGCTTTGTAATTGTGCGGGGTCCTGCAAGAATGTGGGACAAGGAAGATCTATGGTATATAATGCAAGCTTGTGTAGTCTTGCACAACATGATCATTGAGGATGAGCGAGATGAGGAAGATGATTTTAACTACCATCGGGAGGGTGTCCCTGTGTTGCAACCTATGGACTACCAACGTCATAATCCGCTTGTGCTAGAGGACTTCCTGAAGATACACGACGAGATTGAGGATAGGTCTTCACATGAGCGACTTCGGGATGATCTTGTAGAGCACTTGTGGGCAATTCATAGTTCTAGATAGTTAGAACTAATAGTTCTAGATAGTTAGGACTGTATGTGTCTTTTTCCTATATTCTTGGTTTACATGGCCACCTGAATGAGAGTTGTGTTGCAGAAATTggatagggcctgtttggcagctCAGTAAACTTATTCACTTGCAAGAGCTTTCCAATTATAATTATTTAACTACTGCTGTTATTCTGCATATTTGAACTATTCATAATGTTTAATTACACCAGGGATTTTGATGCTTTTGATTTACGATTGAGGCTTCCTGCTGTGGTTAGCAAATTGCTTATATGTTTTGGATTCTTGGGTACAGTCTCAATGAAGGACATCAGCTGCTGCAGGACATCAGCTGCTATAAAAGTCATGTGTTGTGCAGTGGCATGAACAACCAGTGAAGCATTTTTTCTACCACTTATACTGTAACACTTTGGTTCAATTTTTAGTAGCAGTGAAGCAACACTGAATAGAAGTGGCATGCTTTTGAACTTTTGTGAATGAAAGTAAAAATGTATAATAGTCCTAGAGCTAGGCAAGCTTTCTCTGAACTGTTGGGAATGAAATGTAATATATTATGTAGCACATTCAGATTCAGTACACTGATTATCAAGCAAAGACAGAGAGCAAGGCACATAATTCAAACTAAAGAAAAAGGTCTTTCACAAATGACCAAGGCACAGCCATAGTTTGTAGACTACATAATTCATATTACACATAGTACCCTCATTGAACTGAAGAACACACCAAGCTTTTCAACAGAGAGCAATAACAACAGAGAGCAATAAGATGCTAATTTTCTTGAGACATAAACTTAAGAAATGACCACTCCACTCTCACGAAACCTACACTCCACTCTCACCACTAGCCGTCTCGCTTACACTACCGCTCATCTCCTTCACAATCCGAGCTCTCTTTGCCTTCACATATGCCCTTTGATCATCATCCATGGTGGTGACATCACAAAACATAACTTTCTGTTCTTGCTCCCACTACAGACGCCACTCTTCCACCTCAATCCTGTGCTGCTCAAGCATCATATCCTTGTCCCacctttctttcttcatcttataTTCCTCGGTCTTGAGTACCACTAAGGTTTGCATCATATCCTTGTACTCATCCTCTCCTTCATTTTTTTCAGCTTCTCTTTGGATTGCTTTCTACCCGGAGGTTGGGTTGTCTTGGCAGAAGGAATTGAAGAGCTCTCTTGGCCTTGGGCAGTTGAGTCATAGTCTTGTTGAGTTCCTACGGAGAGGTTGAGCTCTCTAGACTTGGCCGGCCTCTTGCTGACTTCAAGTGTTGATTCAAACTTCTGAGTATGCCTCAACGTGAGCCAGCATTCTTCGAATTGACATTTTTTGCCCTTCGCTTTTCTGGCATACCTTTCATGGGCTTCCAGCAACTGTAGCAAAGATCAAGTGCGTGATTAGATATATAGCAGCGACAACATATGGGATGAACCAAGTGCAAGATGACATACATGTTCTTTGTATGAGATACCACTTGGATGACGACGCTCGATCTCCTCGTAGTAGCCTTGGATTTTTATGCACTCCTTTAGTATGATTCCAAAGCGATGCTCGAGTGAATTTGGAGTCCTAT encodes:
- the LOC136474494 gene encoding uncharacterized protein, whose protein sequence is MSDWWDEEDESDDDDLFIIAGLLEGSRRNKCKKKFRGSLPGRHKVPRNISEGHNRIYLDYFVDQCVYTEKHFRRRFRMSRSLFLRIVDAVESHDDYFHQKPDAIGTLGASPIQKVVAAVRMLAYGILADFLDEYVRMGESTIIECLKHFVKAIVDVFGEEYLRALNA
- the LOC136474493 gene encoding plasmodesmata-located protein 8-like; translated protein: MHLLVGCLAAVFFFLHIDVEPAAYAAPGTFLYAGCSPSRYAPNTAFESNLNSLLASMASTASSGATYSSFTSGAAPEAESESAAADGAASSAAYGLYQCRGDLRPGECEACVRDTVARLGAVCAGATAASLQSDGCYVRYGAARGLVGRRALADTSVAYHRCSAGTSGDAWFLRSRDAVLSELQQGVDDATAAASGSGGYKVSASGPVQGVAQCLGGVAAADCTSCLAQAVAQVHGTCGAALAADVYLVQCSVRYWTNANYVRSSQGNPEDDAGRTVAIAIGISAGVAALVVFISFLRKACSS